The Dama dama isolate Ldn47 chromosome 28, ASM3311817v1, whole genome shotgun sequence genome has a window encoding:
- the LOC133048050 gene encoding elongation factor 1-alpha 1-like, producing MGKEKTHINIVVIGHVDSGKSTTTGHLIYKYGGIDKRTIEKFEKEAAEMGKGSFKYAWVLDKLKAERERGITIDISLWKFETSKYYVTIIDAPGHRDFIKNMITGTSHADCAVLILAAGVGEFEAGISKNGQTREHALLAYTLGVKQLIVGVNKMDSTEPPYSQKRYEEIVKEVSTYIKKIGYNPDTVAFVPISGWNGDNMLEPSANMPWFKGWKVTRKDGNASGTTLLEALDCILPPTHPTDKPLRLPLQDVYKIGGIGTVPVGRVETGVLKPGMVVTFAPVNVTTEVKSVEMHHEALSEALPGDNVGFNVKNVSVKDVRRGNVAGDSKNDPPMEAAGFTAQVIILNHPGQISAGYAPVLDCHTAHIACKFAELKEKIDRRSGKSWKMALNS from the coding sequence atgggaaaagagaagacCCACATCAACATCGTTGTCATTGGGCACGTAGATTCAGGGAAGTCTACCACGACTGGCCATCTGATCTACAAATATGGCGGGATCGACAAGAGAACAATTGAGAAGTTTGAGAAGGAGGCTGCCGAGATGGGAAAGGGCTCCTTCAAATATGCCTGGGTCTTGGACAAACTGAAAGCTGAACGTGAGCGTGGTATCACCATTGATATCTCCCTGTGGAAATTTGAGACCAGCAAGTACTATGTTACCATCATTGATGCCCCAGGACACAGAGACTTCATCAAAAACATGATTACAGGCACATCCCACGCTGACTGTGCTGTCCTGATTCTTGCTGCTGGTGTTGGTGAATTTGAAGCCGGTATCTCCAAGAACGGGCAGACCCGTGAGCATGCCCTTCTGGCTTACACTCTGGGTGTGAAACAACTAATTGTTGGAGTTAACAAAATGgattccactgagccaccctacAGCCAGAAGAGATACGAGGAAATTGTTAAGGAAGTCAGCACCTACATTAAGAAAATTGGCTACAACCCCGACACAGTAGCATTTGTGCCAATTTCTGGCTGGAATGGTGACAACATGCTGGAGCCAAGTGCTAACATGCCATGGTTCAAGGGATGGAAAGTCACCCGTAAGGACGGCAACGCCAGTGGAACCACCCTGCTTGAAGCTCTGGATTGCATCCTGCCACCAACTCACCCAACTGACAAACCCTTGCGTTTGCCTCTCCAGGATGTCTACAAAATTGGTGGTATTGGTACTGTCCCTGTGGGTCGTGTGGAGACTGGTGTTCTCAAACCTGGCATGGTGGTCACCTTTGCTCCAGTCAATGTAACAACTGAAGTGAAGTCTGTAGAAATGCACCATGAAGCATTGAGTGAAGCCCTTCCTGGGGACAATGTGGGCTTCAATGTCAAGAACGTGTCTGTCAAAGATGTCCGTCGTGGCAATGTGGCTGGTGACAGCAAAAATGATCCACCCATGGAAGCTGCTGGCTTCACAGCTCAGGTGATTATTTTGAACCATCCAGGCCAAATCAGTGCTGGATATGCACCTGTGCTGGACTGTCACACAGCTCACATCGCTTGCAAGTTTGCTGAGCTGAAGGAGAAGATTGATCGTCGTTCTGGGAAAAGCTGGAAGATGGCCCTAAATTCTTGA